The following proteins come from a genomic window of bacterium:
- a CDS encoding T9SS type A sorting domain-containing protein gives IDYEKVALWTYYLGEKFGPSLIGQIVQQPENSVEGVRAALQTKGIALSFEDIFIHFVLANYLNNPGLDAQGYYGYRTITLPPFAPSGDFGSYPIDSQTKILPAFSSQYIRFYGQDSTAMLTLSSLRPADTRALILQMADQPRVEKLVFDSQGKTHASLKAIGQSVKNLVLTGVSLSGVNTFAYSVSTEIEDIKPPLITSGPQESIPGNNSITIIWKTDEYATSVVEYGLTAQYGRTARDSTLTTDHKIVLNQMATNTTYHYRVGSVDARDNGPTYSADFTFTTATPTGEPIVTLAQSHAYGYLGRSLAVDSDQTIHFLYHEKNGENRFIYHQKSADHGATWSVPVVVDQTCVSGGMPSVAVDSLHRVHVCWHAKATANSTYGIYYSRSDDGGSTWSRPQPISPPAADHDQLYSAIALDRQQNPHIVWNTALYSDYFEGDVYHAWSQDQGATWQPGSQISRSAFHHCFVPTIDFDSKGRCHVTYSDGRFEDQSLNAYYLRSDDGINWDNSVQISTSGVLYDGMIAMVVDAADLVHIAYADNYTPGDIRIMYTSVRSSEVAPPQAIAASSLGIEGHAFHPSLSRDDRGVIYLLYCDAPATAGLNKLNRAREEDIDALRWNRLLAAGAGDIYLSLSRNGIWLPGANVTSDAVDSQNPEMPNRQSGSDAVHLLWMSVQSETAHVARYARLNTRSVSSVPPRVVNRYPQADAVEVPYFSVYRLFADFDQRIVSDSLIPENVILRGEKSGTLSAVLTYLEDQKRLLISPVHDFQPEEMVTVRLRNHITNEAGLGLDGNGNGVDDGSPEDDVEWRFTTQARDTLAPTLAIGLLQHPVLSRYLSVYVKSREKLVSAPVVHIGEEKIAMSLLNAETGLYKGDYRLNSGGMMQLRATGTDLAGNEGRSDRNFAAALLTVAQGGVLRSTDGHVQLHVSAGALAEDAFASIVRIEPGDLTDSNANGENEPCYAILPEQMNGQIIFTQAVGGSGSPVIQRRDADGRWVDLATVREGDRLSASTPRMGVFRVTLSDQLPEQYQLSQNYPNPFSTGNTGTSFQVYLPQRQSVEIAVYNLLGEKVCTLLQGTLHPGVHRFTWNGRNASGSPLAAGLYFYRFSSRDCLLTKKMVILR, from the coding sequence AATTATCTCAACAATCCTGGTCTGGACGCACAGGGGTACTATGGGTACCGAACCATCACCCTGCCGCCCTTTGCACCCTCCGGCGACTTTGGCTCTTATCCCATCGACAGTCAGACTAAAATCCTTCCCGCCTTCTCCAGTCAATACATCCGTTTCTATGGTCAGGACAGCACCGCTATGCTGACCCTGAGCAGCCTCAGACCGGCCGACACCCGAGCGCTGATTCTGCAAATGGCCGATCAACCGAGAGTGGAAAAACTTGTTTTCGACAGCCAGGGTAAAACCCACGCCAGCCTGAAGGCGATCGGCCAAAGCGTTAAAAACCTGGTGTTGACCGGCGTCAGCCTATCCGGCGTCAATACGTTCGCCTATTCGGTGTCCACCGAGATCGAGGACATCAAGCCGCCCCTGATTACATCCGGACCGCAGGAGTCCATTCCCGGCAACAACTCCATCACCATCATCTGGAAGACGGATGAGTATGCCACCAGCGTGGTAGAGTACGGCCTTACCGCTCAATACGGCCGGACAGCCCGGGACTCGACTCTGACCACTGATCACAAGATAGTGCTCAACCAAATGGCGACCAACACCACCTACCATTACCGGGTCGGCTCGGTGGATGCCAGGGACAACGGGCCCACCTACAGCGCTGACTTTACTTTTACCACGGCCACCCCCACTGGCGAGCCCATCGTCACCCTGGCGCAATCCCACGCCTATGGCTATCTGGGGCGTTCGCTGGCTGTGGACTCGGATCAAACCATCCATTTCCTCTATCATGAAAAAAACGGCGAAAACCGGTTCATCTACCATCAGAAAAGTGCTGATCACGGTGCGACCTGGTCCGTACCGGTTGTCGTCGATCAGACCTGCGTATCCGGCGGCATGCCCTCGGTAGCAGTGGATTCCCTGCATCGAGTGCACGTATGCTGGCACGCCAAGGCGACGGCGAACAGCACTTACGGCATCTATTATAGCCGCTCCGACGACGGAGGATCGACTTGGAGTCGGCCACAGCCAATCAGCCCGCCTGCGGCGGATCACGATCAACTTTATTCCGCGATCGCTCTGGACCGGCAGCAGAATCCGCACATCGTCTGGAACACCGCGCTCTACAGCGACTATTTTGAAGGCGATGTCTATCACGCCTGGTCCCAGGATCAGGGCGCAACCTGGCAGCCCGGCAGCCAGATCAGCCGATCCGCTTTTCACCACTGCTTTGTCCCAACCATCGATTTCGATTCCAAGGGGCGGTGCCATGTGACCTATAGCGACGGCCGCTTTGAAGACCAGTCTCTCAACGCCTACTACCTTCGGTCGGACGATGGGATCAACTGGGATAACTCGGTTCAGATCAGCACTTCAGGCGTTCTTTACGATGGCATGATCGCCATGGTGGTCGATGCCGCAGACCTGGTGCATATCGCCTATGCGGATAATTACACGCCCGGCGATATCCGCATCATGTATACCAGCGTACGCTCGAGCGAAGTGGCTCCCCCTCAAGCCATCGCCGCTTCCAGCCTGGGCATCGAAGGCCATGCCTTCCATCCCAGCCTGAGCCGGGATGATCGAGGGGTGATCTATCTGCTCTATTGCGATGCCCCGGCCACAGCCGGACTCAACAAACTCAACCGCGCCAGAGAGGAGGACATAGACGCCCTTCGCTGGAACCGTCTGCTGGCGGCCGGCGCCGGCGATATCTATCTAAGCCTGAGCAGGAACGGCATCTGGCTGCCCGGCGCCAATGTGACCAGCGATGCCGTGGACTCACAGAACCCCGAGATGCCGAACCGGCAATCCGGCAGCGATGCCGTCCACCTTCTCTGGATGAGCGTTCAAAGCGAGACCGCTCACGTGGCCCGCTACGCCCGGCTGAACACTCGTTCAGTCTCCAGCGTGCCGCCGCGGGTCGTGAACCGCTACCCGCAAGCCGATGCGGTGGAGGTGCCCTACTTTAGCGTCTATCGATTGTTCGCAGACTTTGATCAGCGAATCGTCAGCGATTCGCTGATTCCGGAAAACGTGATTTTGCGCGGGGAAAAAAGCGGAACGCTGAGCGCGGTGCTGACCTATCTGGAAGATCAGAAACGGCTGCTGATCAGCCCGGTGCATGATTTTCAACCTGAAGAAATGGTGACGGTGCGTCTCCGCAACCACATCACCAATGAGGCCGGCCTGGGCCTGGACGGCAATGGCAACGGCGTGGATGACGGGTCGCCGGAAGACGATGTGGAATGGCGGTTCACCACCCAAGCAAGAGACACCCTTGCTCCCACCCTGGCCATTGGATTGCTGCAGCATCCGGTGCTCAGCCGCTATCTCTCAGTGTATGTAAAAAGCCGTGAAAAGCTTGTTTCCGCACCCGTGGTGCATATCGGAGAGGAAAAGATCGCCATGAGCCTGTTGAATGCAGAGACTGGGCTCTATAAAGGCGATTACAGGCTCAACAGCGGCGGAATGATGCAGTTGCGCGCTACGGGCACGGATCTGGCCGGCAATGAAGGCCGCAGCGACCGCAACTTTGCCGCCGCTCTGCTCACAGTCGCCCAGGGCGGCGTTTTACGCTCCACAGACGGACACGTACAGCTGCATGTATCGGCCGGGGCGCTCGCAGAGGATGCCTTTGCCTCCATTGTGCGCATCGAACCCGGCGACCTGACCGATTCGAATGCCAACGGTGAAAACGAACCCTGCTATGCCATTCTGCCGGAACAGATGAACGGGCAGATCATCTTCACCCAGGCCGTCGGCGGCAGCGGATCACCGGTCATTCAGCGCCGCGACGCCGACGGCCGCTGGGTGGATCTGGCCACGGTTCGGGAAGGCGACCGCTTGTCAGCCTCCACTCCGCGGATGGGCGTCTTTCGCGTGACGCTGTCTGATCAATTGCCTGAACAATACCAGCTGTCGCAAAACTATCCCAATCCCTTCAGCACCGGCAACACCGGGACCTCATTCCAGGTGTACTTGCCGCAGCGGCAATCCGTCGAGATCGCGGTCTATAATTTGCTGGGCGAAAAAGTGTGCACCCTGCTCCAGGGAACGCTCCATCCCGGTGTGCATCGTTTCACCTGGAACGGTCGCAATGCATCGGGTTCTCCCCTGGCTGCAGGACTTTACTTTTATCGTTTCAGCTCCAGGGATTGCCTGTTGACGAAAAAGATGGTTATACTCCGTTAG